Proteins encoded by one window of Erythrobacter sp.:
- a CDS encoding sulfurtransferase produces the protein MGTLVTTDWLASALDAPDVVVLDATAHLPTADRDAREEFAAAHIPGARFLSLKTLIDPESEVPAALPTRAQFEARLASLGVANGQRIVLYDNSAMRTSARAWFIFRLFGVQQFAVLDGGLHKWMAEGRPIEIGVTLIGEGDFTSSGGAGEVRSKADILANLASGTEQVVDARDAPRFRGDEPDFRPGIASGHIPGSRNVPYDAVLAEDGTFRDPAGIRAALEQAGVDLDRPITASCGSGVTASVLLLALHLIGKQGALYDGSWSEWGADPALPVATGPAR, from the coding sequence ATGGGAACCCTCGTTACAACAGATTGGCTCGCAAGCGCGCTGGACGCGCCCGATGTGGTCGTGCTCGATGCCACTGCCCACCTCCCGACCGCCGACCGCGATGCACGGGAGGAGTTTGCGGCGGCGCATATTCCCGGCGCGCGGTTTCTCAGTCTGAAAACGCTTATTGATCCGGAGAGCGAGGTGCCAGCGGCCCTGCCAACCCGAGCACAATTCGAGGCACGGCTGGCGAGTTTGGGTGTCGCCAATGGCCAGCGAATTGTGCTGTATGACAACAGCGCCATGCGCACGTCGGCGCGGGCTTGGTTCATTTTCCGGCTGTTCGGAGTGCAACAGTTTGCGGTGCTCGATGGCGGGTTGCACAAATGGATGGCGGAAGGCCGCCCGATTGAAATCGGCGTAACATTGATCGGCGAAGGTGATTTCACGTCTTCGGGAGGCGCGGGCGAAGTGCGCAGCAAGGCAGACATCCTCGCCAATCTTGCTAGCGGCACCGAACAAGTCGTCGATGCCCGCGACGCTCCCCGCTTTCGCGGAGACGAACCCGATTTCCGCCCCGGAATTGCGTCTGGCCATATCCCCGGATCGCGCAATGTCCCCTATGATGCCGTACTGGCCGAAGACGGCACTTTCCGCGACCCTGCGGGTATCCGCGCGGCTCTCGAGCAGGCGGGAGTCGATCTCGATCGCCCTATCACCGCTTCCTGCGGCAGCGGTGTGACCGCGTCGGTGCTGCTGCTGGCGCTGCACCTGATCGGCAAGCAGGGCGCGCTCTACGATGGTAGCTGGAGCGAATGGGGCGCGGACCCCGCCCTCCCCGTTGCCACCGGACCGGCGCGATGA